From the genome of Plectropomus leopardus isolate mb chromosome 4, YSFRI_Pleo_2.0, whole genome shotgun sequence:
AAATGCGTCGTACTGTGTTTCCTCTAGATAAGACCTCTGAAGTGCACTAGTAAACCTCAAGAAGCTGCGAAGGAGTAGTTTAACCACCTGATTACATTTATGTAActgaatagtttttttaaatctatatttcatagtttgtttttttaatttaatatgcCACTGGTATCCTTCCAACGGTTAGAAATGGTTATCCTTGCTTTTGCGTCCTCCcgtttttattctgttttattttactgttatttagGTGTGTCGGTCCCATTGAGAATCTGTTTTTCGAGGGATACCTGGCCAAGACAATAAGCAGTGAAAACATAAagttcacaagtattaaaatttgcattaaaagagaactaGCTATGAGTCAAAAGAGAAGTTTCTACGAGTAGGTGGTAAAACCAGGCAGACTAAAAACATTGACATCCTGTAAAATCTGCTTTAAGTCTTTCAttttagaattaaaaacaagtcattctgcaacaaattccaggctgagggtgcagaatatcccattttttccttttctctttgaCTACTATAATGTTCTTTATTCCTGCCTGTTACCTGCTTACAGTTAGTCCaaaactctgcagcaaaatgtcTCACTAAGACCTCATATCACTCTCACAACATCCCAGTTCTGATATCGCTTCTTTGGTGGCCGATCAAATTTAGGATTCAATGCAAGatcttcctcctcatctgtAAGGAAGAGGATTGAATAATCATGCTTCACAGTGTATTAGTGAACTACTAATACCATATACTGTACCTCTGACTGGCTGCTCAGGTCCACTAAACACGgagtaaaataaatgacataataCGTTTTACTCATCTATATTCCATGGGACTGGAACACACTTATCTTAAGTATCATCGTAAGGTTGTTTTTGTATTCACTGTTAACGTCTGCAAATTGATCAGTGCGCTCCAGTCCTTTCCTCTCCCTTGGATAATTTCAGCTGTATGGGAGCGCTCCTAAAAGCCGTCTTGAGAGAtatattttggtatttctgTGCTCCGCTCTTGAATTTCACTCTGTGTGACCCTCTGCCCACTCTAGCTGAGTGAAACATCGCGCTGGTCTTCAGCTGATATTCTCCACAGAGGATCTCTGAGCAGCTGAGCTCATTACTGAGGTCATGAGCTGCAGATTAGGAAGACAGATTTACTCCCAGAAAGTGGGACGACACATCGTTCACTGTGCCACACTGTCTTTCATGTGACACCTCATGCTAACAAATTAGATAATTGGAAACGATATAATGACATAATTTCCCTGCATATATTTTACACTACATAGTAACTATACAGAAAATAACTGTCTGACTGACACTCTGCTATATGTTTGAAGTACATGTATGTGATGAAGCCAGCTccatataataaaataattgtcttGCATTAACAAAGATGTGACTGCATTTTGTTAGAGTGtaattgtcacatttttttctcttccttttattttcctcaaaccaaaccaaatgcTTTCTTCTGATTTAGCTCAACTGTGTACAAGCAGTGAAGACACTTTGCCTGCTTGGCACATAAAGCATTAttcgtgtgtgtgcgtgcgcgtgtgtgtgtgtgtgtgagagagagagagatcttaTGTTTCcatctttgtgaggaccatGGGCTGAGAGCTGTAATAGGAGGACATTTTAGGGATGTTAGTGTCCCCACTTTCTCAAATTGCCTTTTAAGGGTTAAGACTTGGGTTTGGGATGTTAGAATTCTGTTAAGGTTACATTTTGGAGAAATTCAGCGATTGGTTTAAGGATTAGATTATGTCAGTGAGAGCACTCACAAGTAGTACAagaagtgtgcatgtgtgggtgtgtgtgtgtgggagtgtgtacTGAGTCATTTCATGTTGTAGTAACTCGAAAATTGGGTGGTGATCTACCAAGAAAgaactcttctttttttaatgcttacaTTCCTTGGAAAGAGGAAGTGAGTATACTTCTGAGATCAAGcgaaaaaataagagaaattcacacatttttgaGAAAGGAAGTCAGATAAATTAGTGTAGATGTAATATGCTTTGGTAAAAAGTCATGAGTCAAGGTTCAGAGCAGCAATGGTATTAATTTGTTTccgaaaccttttttttttttttttttttttttacaccagtgAGGAATTCACCCCGCTTTGTTTGTGGCTCTAGGGCGCTCTCTGGTGTCACTTCTCCAAACtgcaaattttattttggaagtcAGATGACTTGCATGATACAACAaattgataaattaataaagtCTTGATAAACAAGAACAAAAGCATCAGCCTGTGTGTGACCTGTCTTATATATGAGGTATCAGGAAGCCCCAAAACCAGAGTGACTATTGGATTTTATAACTATCAACATTTCTTGTTTCTTGAAAAGTCAaaagtttttctaaaaaaaccatctttgaaaatgtcataacCTTTTGAAAGACAGTCATGACACACTTTTGGAGACATTTGCCAACAAGtcaaatgaatataaaatgtgctGACACTGTTCAAAATGACCTGGTAATGCCCCATATGGAGTCAGTGTATctagatcagtggttcccaaacgTTTACTTGAAGGGGCAACTTTtctgtaaataagtaaattgaCAACCCTAAATAAGGGACATTTGTATGTATATTCTATATTAAATTCAGTGCATAACAATAACTGTAAAGagcaactgataaactgtacaattaacaCAACAGAGCAGATAATTCCTTCAATATTTCCTTAGAGATGAGTTTTCGTAATatatttttaggcactttttatACAATTCTCTGTATTATgtatatttgtttcattttaaataatcactGTTTTCTTACTCCTGCTGCTTAGCCATTGCTTTATTTGCCCTTTCATTAACTTTGTACTTTTCTAATGCAGGGTTAGGGTGTTAAGCAGAGAGTGAAGGTTCTGTAAATGTAGCTTAGGTTCAGGTCTTTACTGTGCCCTTATCCTGTCAGATTTTATATCCtgaataataatgtaaaaaataataataaataaataaataaataaataaataataaaaataaataaatataaaatttagtTGACTTTACAGAATTAAGGACACACTAATAGtactggttcccaacctggcAGTCCTGACCCCCAATAGGGCCACCAAAGCTTCATGAGGGGCTTTAAAGGgtgtaagaaaaacaataaaagaaagaagcaaagcaacaaccacaaaagaagcaaaaccaTGACAAAGTCGATGTGTCTTCCTCCTGTGATGAAGAGGTGGTGGATctttttgcatatctgtgcccaggggcccagtGTCTCGTAATCCGCCTGTGCATACATATACCAAACAGCCAGAATTTGCTGGCATATAAAATCTGGACTTTATGTGGCAGGTGGCACCCAGAATAGAGGAAGGGCAACACCTAGTGACGTGTGGTTATACATACCACCACCTGTAAGAGGAACAGAGGCTGCAAGGTTGGTTCAGGCTGGTTGAGTGAGGCAGGCGCACGTGTTTCTCCATGCTGGCGTTTCTTGAACACTGAGACATTGAAATGCAGAAAGAACTGACAGGCCTAAGGCTGTTTTTGTGAgtattattttgctgtttgaatGTGGCTGTAACATTTGAATGTTTGCAGTGACCGCAATCACGTGTGGAAACTTTGGAAAGATGTTAACACAGAGTACCAACGTATTATTGTGAACACTGGGGTGAAGTGAAATTTAACCCCTGCCTTGTGTAGTCATAGCCTGGGTGAATCCTGAGGATAGTAAAGTGGGAGAATATGAATTGTACATGTTTGTCATTAAAGTATTGTCTATAATAATTTACCCCCTTTACTGTCATTTCTCATGCTAGAGGCCCGTATTTGGGTGTAACATCTAGACAACATTACATTAGGAAATCGTTTTGGGATTGCATTACTGAAAAATAAGTTTAACTGATATGATCCAGTGTTTTTCCTGCCTGTGTCCTGCTCTTATTCCAGTCCTCTAGGTGGTGGTAATGCGCCTTTAAGATTGGTTGTGAAGCGTCCTACTCTATAGAGGAAGAAGTTGTCAAATGCCAGGAAGTTGCAGTCATGAGGCGGTAAAGTTAtgagtttgtgttttccttccagccaaaagtttgtttaaaatgtcagtttcctttttttcctcgcACTGACGGATGTGGCGAGGCGGGACCGTCGTCTCCACACTGCCAGCTGTCTGTGGTCACAACGCGACGTTTTACTACGAGCCGAGAGGAGCAGAAAGCAGGTCGGCTGTTGCATCGACATCCACGTTACTTTATGCTGTTTACAGGGTGCATCGTTAAAAGGTGGGTCAACTTTTGAATTATTAACGCTAAAATACCCTCTGCTCGCGACGGCTTCTCAATTGGGCAGATTATAAACGAACCAAACTCCATTGTAAAAACGAGCGTTTTAGGATTGTGACCCGTTTCTCACAGTCAAAACTTAAATCACAGAATCTCTGAggctgttttattattgttttgaatCTACAGACACAATCGGCATATGTGTCATTTACTCATATCCCCgtttttactgcagtgtgaCATTTGTTGACTATCACGAGCAAAATTAGTGAGCAAACCCCAAGTAACAAATCTAAATTATACAGTCATActaacttttattgttttatttgacaaGGTTAAGCTGTTTGTTTGTAACTGTCCAACCGTAGGATGATAATATTTCAGACAACCAAGACtaatccaagaaaaaaaataccaacatGTTAATATTTCACGAGCCCTCGCTTGCTTGCCATCACATGATAATTGTGTCATATGTGATACACTGCTGggatttgcactttttttgcacttctgcaCACTTCGGATccggattgacatcacttttttgtgctgccttcagatgtaTTTCagtagtatttaaacctttaatttTAAGAGAACTGTgtagaaaatattaaatgtatttgaatcgaatcattataatttttaaccagttcatttcttttatttttactttaccatttttagtttgtttgtcttttttagggtGTGGTggggtattttatttaattttatgcttatattatttaattttcttgtgtgtattttaatttttgactgaagttgctcattgtcttcttcccacgTTTGTCAAAGatatcaggttttaaagggttaaatgtagTATTCTGAGATTTTATGACAATGGACAGTTTTAAAATCCAACACCTCAGCCTTTTgcttgtccaaaaaaaaagagaaacaaccATGATGCTCttctaaaaatatcaaaaagaatgtgtcaactttattttaaaatcatcttCATTAATACAAAACTTTACTGTACAACAGCTGTGTGCATTCACCACTGATCAGCAGTGAAAGAAATCCTCTACTTAAGTAAATATCACACTATAACAATCCTCAGTTACAGATCCTGCATTTCAAATttcactaaagtaaaagtattaaagtatttgcagaaaaataagTGTAATCTATTAAAATTCATAGTTTGTCATACAAAATAATTGAACCTGTGAGTGTTAGGTTATTTCACTTTGTAGTAGTGAACAATCGTTGCTGATACATTCATGTGCACATATCGTTTTACTATTATATTTGGTTGAGATGGAGCTGATTTTAACCACTCTTATGTAgcttatatcattttttttttagatcattaCATCttcagctgtcagataaatgtggtgcagtaaaatgtgcaatatttccctttgaaatgttgtggagtggaagtataaagtaacataaacTGTGAATATTGAAGTAAAACTACAGGTTTCTAGGAACTGTGCAATACTTGAGTGCACCATAGAGTCTGTGGTATTCACAGATTTGcactaaaatatgattttttttctaatacaaactgcaattttgtttttctttttaatgaaaatgaacatttattaGCAAAAGCCATTAGTTACAGTTAAATCAAGACATAGTTTAATTATAAGGACGGCTTATTTTCTGGTCATGTGTCTCTTAAGTTGGTTGACCATGAAAGTTAAACATCTATTTGACctatgaaagaaaagaaatatttacacATACAACATATTAACATAACAGAAATCTAATTTGACCACCCATACTTTAAGACCTACTAaaatttttaattgaaaaaatactaTAATCTTTTCAGCGTCCTAATCTTTCTACATACATAATCACAGTGTCATAACACTAATGTCCACCAATGTGTACTTTTAATACATGTAATACATAAAACATCTCCTGACCTCCCCTTTTCCCTCCATCGTCTCCTCTGCTCCCCACTGGCTCTGCAGAATGTCCTCCACTATTTCCCGTTTTGTCATCTGGGAGTCAGAGGGTCTGGTGGCCTACCTGCACCCCCGGCCCTGGACCCCGGGCTCTGTAATCTTGGAGCGCAGCACACCCGGCGGCGTCGGAGGCAGCGTCTTCCACCTGGAGCAGCAGGAGTTCTTGTCCTGGCTGTTTGGGGCGAGAGCCGTCGCAGAGCTGCTGTGTGACAGGTTGGGGGTTCGGAGGTGTGCGCTGGTCAGCAGGCCCCACAGAGACAGACCGGCTCAGGTGAGGGACTCTTTGAACAGTGGATAGACTGGTTAACTGTACATTGCAACCAGTGCATgtaaagacatattttaggatttaagcTGCCAGACAGAAAGTATTGCCGCCACTGagctctctattttttttttttttggcctctgcgtcattgttatgtttttgggcTGTCCGTCCGTTCATCTATCCCGTTCTTATGAaagcagtatctcaagaactccttgaatgaattttgtcatattttgcacaaacgtccaagtggactcaacgatgaaaagattagaatttggtggtcaaaggtcaaaggtcactgtgacctctgagggaatttcttccaatttggcacaaatgtgtcattggactcaaaaatgagctggttagaatttggtggtcgaaggtcaaaggtcactgtgacctcacaaatcgtgtttttggccataactgaATAATTTATACACTAATAAAAGTTCCCACAAATGTAGTGGGATAAAAGgaattgatgacattttatatacacggtgacatcataatgcaaaaggcaaggcagctttatttatatatcatgCTTCAtgcaacagggcaattcaaaaatattcagttccCATGACGCTCATAGGTGTGTTCTCAAAGCCTCATGGGGAAATTGGGTAGTGATTTATGATAATAACCCTTGTTAGAATAAACTATGCATTTTGAGTTGATTAGTCAtccataaatttaaaaaatatttttaagaaactattatttgaaaaaatgaaaatattttgttgttttgttttaagactgctcatcatttacatttttggggttTCTTTCAAATAGTAATGTAAATTAGgaataggaaaaaaagtttatttttattactatttgcTGAGGGAAGACAAAAGCAAGGAAGCTAAATTCACACTGTTTTACATTCCCTAACAtatatttcctaaaaaaaactattagtTTAGCTGATTTCATGCTGTATTTGACGGATTTGATTTCCGTAATTAgaaacacttctgttttttattatgcagATTTGTGTCCTTCCCCTACATGGGCTGGATGAAGAGTGGCGCCCTCACCTGGCAGGAGAAGAGGAGCACAACGCCCACGACCCTGGGTACTGCACCTCCAAGACTGCTCCTCGATGGACTGACTCCAGCCTGACTGAAATCCAAACCAAGATTCGAGCCAGGCTCCCGTTACCTGACGCCCCGCCCAATCTGACTTTCCTTGGCGACGATCCAGCTCATCCTGGACTGTTTTCACGCATCGTTCGTGGGGAAGAGCAGCAATGGCGGGTGTGGGAAGACGAAGGTCACGTGGCCTTTCTCACCCCTTTCCCAAATTCACCTGGCTTTACTGTGCTGGTCCCACgccgacctttgacctctgataTATTCAGACTAGACAAAGACGACTATGAGGGACTGGTGCTGGCAACCTGGAGGGCATCCAGGGTTCTTGAGGAAGGGTTGGGTGCCTGGGGGACGGGACTTATCTTTGAGGGTTTTGAGATTGACTACGCTCATGCCAAGTTAATTCCACTGTTTCAACCTTCATCATCAGGGACAGGAGATAGCTCCTCTAAACCCACAGCACCCCCCCAGTTTTACCCCACATATCCTGGATATGTGACCTCAGAAGATGGACCTGTATCCAGCTTAGAAAATCTTAAGGAACTCCACATTAAAATTACTCAGGTTTAATGCTGTTAACTATAGTTGGATTCATACACATGCATGTAAACTCCTTATGGTTACTCTTCGATGTAAAAGAGATTCCTCTGTGCCTTaggaatgaaaaaataatgtaaaataacagaTACACCttcaaaattaaacataatttccACAAAGATTGATGACCACTTTGACTTTGTCATTACCGCTAATACTGTCAGAATCAGGAATTACCCAGTCAGGAGTCTTACAATTTTGCTCCcactttgtcttttattttgtttatcaaGCGCACCCTTTTCCTCATGCTCCAAAGTCCAAACAGAAGTTTCAGCACAGGTTGAAAACAGCGAGTCCGAGTGTGCTGCCTATCTGGTTCTTTTGAAACTTCATTGTCTGATTTTGGATCCAGACAGCGTGTGCAGCGAGAGAGACAGCACGAGCCACAACCAGCTTGAGCGGGGAGAGCAGACGTGTATGTGCCAGTGATAGTGAGGCTGCAGcgagaggagcagagagtatGAAGTGAAACGTGACTGTGTGATGTGTCAAACAGTTAAAGCTGTTTGTCAGAGAATAAATGCTACAACTCCGAAAGACCCGAGACATGTTCTCATGTCTAGCTCGCCAGCTGCTGATTAAAGTAACAGAAGTTAGCAAGGTAATTTAGCTTACCACTGGAAACACACCAGGctcccttaaggtggactgttaaggtggaccaaCTTTTCTCATTGTAGTGACACCACTACATCTACAACCAACTGCTTCTCAACAGATAatggagaaatgtctgtctggtgagtctctcctgagttagTGAAACAATCATTGATCCCAATTCAAAattcattttgctgttattgatacAGTAACTTCTATGTATTGTTAAATTTTATTAGTTGGGTTAGGTTgtattattatgtgaatgtgaaaaaactACAGTAATGTGCAAGATGTGCAAGTCATGGCTGCAACACAaagctttcattgttttcagttcacttgtaggcatttaaagttaaaggacaTCCACTGTTAAAAACACCAGTTAATGTTCAATAACTGCATGATGTTCTGGAGGCCAGTGAGTTATCATGTTTAATAATCGTAATTTCAATATCAATCAGAATAattgtgattattgtttttCCCTCTGAGCAGCCCTCAGAGGGAAAAGCTGGCGATGGATTCAACTGGAGCAGCCTATCAAGGAGGAGATTGGCGCAACCATTGTGCTGGAGCAGCTACTTCGGGCACTCCCCTTGGAAGTGAGGACCTGGGTGAAGGAGCATGAGTCAACAGAGGGTCTCATCTCTCCCAAGCTGGGCCTGCAGTCCCTCAACACTTGGAGAGGAGGACCGACTGCACGCCCCAACATTGCAGCACACAGACCATAACCCCAGCCAAGGGAGAGGCTATCCAGGAGCCTCCAGGTTACCCCAGCTCTGCCCCAAACCAACGAGGACTCGGTAAGGACCTTGTTTGTTATAACTGTCAACAGCCAGGCCAAAAACATATGTGTGTCCCATATGCAAAGCTTGCTGGCACTTGCTATGCCCACTGACCCGAGGTGATAATGGGAAGGTGAAGTTATAGTGCCACAAGACTGTGACTATTAATGGCCTGCAAGTTATGGCTCTGTTGGACAGTGAAGGTTTCATGTCTCTGGTTAGACAGAATCCGGTACCAGTAAGCAGTGTGGACTATAGCAGGCAGGAGgactttttgtgtgttcatgggGATAAGCATCACTACCCCACAACTGACTTAACTGTTATTATTGATGGACAGCCTTACCTGTTGACTGCTGGGGTGGTTGAAAAGTTACCTGTTTCTGTCCTCTTAGACTGGGACTTACCTGTGCTCCTGGACTTGCTGCTGGAAGACCAGCCAACAGAAACTGACTCTGGGGAGAAAGGGGAAATGAATGCAATTGTTTCTTTTCCTGCTATCACTCATGCTCTGGCGAAACCTGGTGTTCAACCGCTCCCAGACCTTGACAGTGACGGACTGATGGTCTGGTTGAAAGATTCAACCACACATTGAAGAAACTGCTGCAGAAGTTTGTGGCTGACACTTTGCAAGGACTGGGGACATTGACTGCCGTCTCTGTGCTTCGCCTAACGTGAGGTACCCCAGGTGTCAAGTGGCTTCTCCCCTTTTGAACTATTGTATGGCCGGGACGTTTAGGGGCTGTTGGATCTGCTCCGGAAGTGCTGTGAGTCCTGTCATCATGCAGAGTGACAGAGGGGTGGTGCAGTTTGTGCTGGAGATGAGGGAGTGACTAGCAAGGTACTGGGAGGAGGCCGCTGTGCTTTTGGCTGCGGCCAGCGCatagacacacatgcacacacaagcacacacatgcacgccaCACATTTTGTGTTCCCTTCCGTGTTTGCTAAGTATTTAAAGATACCTCACGACAATCTCTTTTCCCACATACCTGTTTCAATACCGCGACCGAGGGTGCACACTCAGTTTTTCTGCTCCATCCATGCGCATACGTTCACACATACCTACACACATTCTCACATACACTCACCAGATATTGTAGGCTCACCTGTTGTCTTCCATTCTGGGGTTTGACTGGCAAAACAGGGCCAAATTGTATTAAGGGCTCTTGTGAGCTTAGTGTCATGTGGCTTgcaaaattttgtttattatgtttaGTGTTGATTTGTGA
Proteins encoded in this window:
- the LOC121942420 gene encoding uncharacterized protein LOC121942420, with amino-acid sequence MLFTGCIVKRMSSTISRFVIWESEGLVAYLHPRPWTPGSVILERSTPGGVGGSVFHLEQQEFLSWLFGARAVAELLCDRLGVRRCALVSRPHRDRPAQICVLPLHGLDEEWRPHLAGEEEHNAHDPGYCTSKTAPRWTDSSLTEIQTKIRARLPLPDAPPNLTFLGDDPAHPGLFSRIVRGEEQQWRVWEDEGHVAFLTPFPNSPGFTVLVPRRPLTSDIFRLDKDDYEGLVLATWRASRVLEEGLGAWGTGLIFEGFEIDYAHAKLIPLFQPSSSGTGDSSSKPTAPPQFYPTYPGYVTSEDGPVSSLENLKELHIKITQV